A region from the Silene latifolia isolate original U9 population chromosome 7, ASM4854445v1, whole genome shotgun sequence genome encodes:
- the LOC141589992 gene encoding uncharacterized protein LOC141589992, with amino-acid sequence MGLKHTLGTVICPEQSAFVADRDNFDNTMVADHELADIRKVFDSLNWDFLKHCMLIMRFPPSFMDWIMASDSSPYYHINGGIEGISGLQANPSKISLYFGGVDSDLKAIILAATSFIVGEFPFRYLDLPLVNARITKDMYQPLLDKIKEKIIHWANRTLSYAGKTLLVNSFIFKEK; translated from the exons Atggg ATTAAAGCATACCCTGGGCACAGTCATATGCCCTGAGCAATCTGCTTTTGTGGCTGATAGGGATAATTTTGATAATACAATGGTGGCTGATCATGAGCTT GCTGACATTAGGAAGGTTTTTGATTCTCTAAACTGGGATTTTCTTAAACATTGTATGCTGATAATGAGGTTCCCTCCTTCTTTTATGGACTGGATCATGGCTTCTGACTCCTCACCTTACTATCATATTAATGGTGGGATTGAAGG GATTTCAGGGCTGCAGGCAAATCCTTCCAAAATTAGCCTCTATTTTGGTGGGGTTGACTCTGatctcaaagctatcattttagcAGCCACAAGCTTCATTGTTGGAGAATTCCCATTCAGGTACTTAGATCTTCCTTTGGTCAATGCCAGAATTACAAAAGATATGTACCAACCTCTCCTGGACAAAATTAAGGAGAAGATTATCCATTGGGCTAACAGGACTCTGAGCTATGCAGGGAAGACTTTACTGGTAAACTCATTTATTTTCAAAGAAAAATAG